One region of Coleofasciculaceae cyanobacterium genomic DNA includes:
- a CDS encoding YdcF family protein, translating to MYGVELYKDGAAPKIILTGERIQWTGGESSEAESLATILELMGIPRSAMILESKSLTTYENAVFTKQILLVTSAAHMPRLLGIFSKQGIKAIPAPADFMISDRNLIENCFSVESRILSFIRNAQSLDYTTQALKKYIGTLIYRLKGWLSEKLRL from the coding sequence TTGTATGGAGTAGAACTATATAAGGATGGTGCAGCGCCCAAAATTATTCTTACTGGTGAACGGATTCAATGGACTGGTGGTGAATCTTCTGAGGCGGAGAGTCTGGCTACTATCCTAGAATTAATGGGCATTCCCCGTAGTGCCATGATTTTGGAATCTAAATCTTTAACCACTTATGAAAATGCGGTATTCACCAAACAAATTTTACTGGTTACTTCCGCTGCACATATGCCTAGATTGCTAGGGATTTTTAGTAAACAAGGCATTAAGGCTATTCCCGCCCCAGCAGATTTTATGATTAGCGATCGCAACTTAATTGAAAATTGCTTTAGTGTTGAGTCCAGAATTCTCAGTTTTATTCGCAATGCACAAAGCCTCGATTACACCACTCAAGCTTTAAAAAAATACATTGGTACGCTGATTTATCGCTTGAAAGGATGGTTATCAGAAAAACTCAGGCTTTAA
- a CDS encoding serine protease has translation MKWLPNKGSQNQDIHRKNYINRLILNSTSQVTKLMICLVGTGMFLSGDASKVKLKTFASVSPQKLSPKINQIASEISVKISDGDFLGSGFVVQQAGKQYIVITNQHVLRAGKAPYKITTYDGKTYSAEVISKLNNTDSKYDLAFLRFEADAIYPTAKIGNSIYLEVGEPIFAAGFPSDKLEQPTADIFAQSNLNTSRGLTLELGRVAIILNQALEEGYQIGYTNNVKKGMSGGPLLNSQGEVVGVNGKHAYPLWDSPEVYQDGSELCPALQELINRSSLAIPIEKSIELNPQLESLRIKSVPKVVSEFSPTSKNSQLVVKMQAEAEATTRSCQDDYHQPKDSIDRRNSESILYQ, from the coding sequence ATGAAATGGCTACCCAATAAAGGGTCACAAAATCAGGACATACACAGAAAAAACTATATCAACCGTTTGATCTTGAACTCAACGTCCCAGGTAACAAAACTGATGATTTGTCTAGTTGGCACTGGGATGTTTTTGTCTGGAGATGCTTCTAAAGTGAAGTTAAAAACTTTTGCTTCAGTTTCTCCTCAAAAACTATCACCAAAAATCAACCAGATTGCCTCGGAAATTAGCGTTAAAATTTCAGATGGGGATTTTCTCGGTTCTGGCTTCGTCGTCCAGCAAGCAGGAAAACAATATATTGTTATCACTAACCAGCACGTTTTAAGAGCAGGCAAAGCTCCTTATAAAATCACCACTTATGATGGAAAAACCTATTCCGCAGAAGTTATTTCTAAGTTAAATAACACCGATTCTAAATACGATTTGGCATTTTTAAGGTTTGAAGCCGATGCTATTTATCCGACGGCAAAAATCGGCAATTCTATTTATTTGGAAGTAGGAGAACCTATATTTGCCGCTGGTTTTCCCTCTGATAAACTAGAGCAACCAACTGCTGATATTTTTGCTCAATCAAATCTCAATACATCTAGAGGTTTGACCCTTGAATTAGGTAGGGTTGCCATTATTTTGAATCAAGCCTTAGAAGAAGGCTATCAAATTGGCTATACCAACAATGTCAAAAAGGGCATGAGTGGAGGTCCTTTGCTGAATTCTCAAGGAGAGGTAGTAGGAGTAAATGGAAAACACGCTTATCCTTTATGGGATTCTCCAGAGGTTTATCAAGATGGTTCGGAACTATGCCCAGCTTTACAAGAGTTAATTAATCGCTCTAGCCTAGCGATTCCGATTGAAAAGAGTATTGAATTAAACCCTCAGTTAGAATCACTAAGAATCAAATCCGTTCCCAAAGTTGTTAGTGAGTTTAGCCCAACATCTAAAAATTCTCAATTAGTTGTTAAAATGCAGGCGGAAGCCGAAGCAACAACTCGTAGCTGCCAAGATGATTATCATCAGCCAAAAGATTCTATCGATCGCCGCAATTCAGAAAGTATTCTTTATCAATAG
- a CDS encoding COP23 domain-containing protein — MKIKYLVGMLAGLSVAIGSAIVPSATAETKTNNTYYCAQLNNSWNTFVNTPRGRVTLINWANQFAPDWTPQKRCSAVSGRFQNFLDQGNLKFIRTGNVNQQPVLCVANARGGSCPDENVLITLKPGTDPEGVLIKLVDFRRSVSGQTLTLSADDPGFYSDGEFYVDMDKFLDTVPVNN, encoded by the coding sequence ATGAAGATTAAATACTTAGTTGGTATGCTGGCAGGATTGAGTGTTGCAATTGGCAGCGCGATCGTCCCCTCAGCTACAGCAGAAACTAAAACCAACAATACCTATTATTGCGCTCAACTCAACAACAGTTGGAATACATTTGTTAATACTCCTAGAGGAAGAGTGACTCTAATTAATTGGGCAAATCAATTTGCTCCCGACTGGACTCCTCAAAAAAGATGCTCGGCAGTGTCTGGAAGATTTCAGAATTTTCTCGATCAGGGTAATTTGAAGTTTATTCGCACGGGGAATGTAAATCAACAGCCAGTACTATGCGTTGCTAATGCTCGCGGTGGTAGCTGTCCTGATGAAAATGTCTTAATTACTCTTAAGCCAGGAACAGATCCTGAAGGAGTATTAATTAAACTCGTAGATTTCCGCCGTAGCGTTAGTGGTCAAACTTTGACTCTAAGTGCTGATGATCCTGGTTTTTATTCTGATGGCGAGTTCTATGTTGATATGGACAAATTCCTCGACACAGTTCCCGTAAACAATTAG
- the cobW gene encoding cobalamin biosynthesis protein CobW: MHKIPVTVISGFLGAGKTTLVRHLLQNNQGRRIAVLVNEFGEVGIDGDLLRSCQVCDEESSPVNNIVELTNGCLCCTVQEEFYPTMQELLKRRDKIDCLLIETSGLALPKPLIQAFRWPAIRNSATVDGVVTVVDCHALATGNLVGNLAALESQRQSDPSLDHETPIEELFEDQLACADLVLLTKVDLVDAETLNKIKTWLKQELPSGVKIISVKEGKIDPNLLLGFNAAVEDDLDNRHSHHDHESEHEHDEEINSIELVLDRAFEPQILLQQLKELLTKQEIYRVKGFVNVPNKPMRLVLQGVGNRFDTFYDRLWTANESRQTRLVLIGHNLNRQLIEASIIQLQAKA, translated from the coding sequence ATGCACAAAATACCCGTTACCGTAATTTCAGGATTTCTGGGCGCTGGCAAGACAACTTTAGTGCGCCATTTATTACAAAACAATCAAGGTAGACGCATTGCCGTTTTGGTTAATGAGTTTGGCGAAGTAGGCATTGATGGCGATTTGTTGCGATCGTGTCAGGTTTGTGACGAAGAATCAAGTCCAGTTAACAACATTGTGGAATTGACTAACGGCTGTCTCTGCTGCACAGTTCAAGAAGAATTTTATCCCACCATGCAAGAATTGCTCAAACGTCGGGATAAAATTGACTGTCTTTTAATTGAAACTTCAGGTTTAGCCTTACCCAAGCCGTTGATTCAGGCTTTTCGTTGGCCAGCAATTCGTAATAGTGCCACCGTAGACGGAGTAGTAACTGTAGTTGATTGTCACGCTTTGGCAACAGGAAACTTAGTCGGAAATTTAGCTGCCTTGGAGTCCCAAAGACAATCCGATCCTAGCTTAGATCATGAAACTCCGATTGAAGAACTATTTGAAGATCAGTTGGCCTGTGCCGATCTAGTGCTGTTGACTAAAGTCGATTTGGTAGATGCCGAGACATTAAATAAAATTAAGACTTGGTTAAAACAAGAATTGCCGTCTGGGGTCAAAATTATTTCCGTGAAGGAGGGAAAGATCGATCCTAACCTGTTGTTGGGTTTTAATGCTGCGGTAGAAGATGACTTAGATAATCGTCATTCCCACCACGATCACGAAAGCGAACACGAACACGATGAAGAAATTAATTCAATTGAACTTGTTTTAGATCGAGCTTTTGAACCGCAAATTTTACTCCAACAGCTAAAAGAACTCTTAACCAAGCAAGAAATATATCGCGTTAAAGGCTTTGTTAATGTGCCAAACAAGCCAATGCGATTAGTTTTACAGGGGGTAGGCAATCGCTTTGATACCTTTTACGATCGCCTGTGGACAGCAAATGAATCTCGGCAGACTCGTCTGGTATTGATTGGACATAATCTAAACCGCCAGCTAATTGAAGCAAGCATTATTCAGCTTCAAGCTAAGGCTTGA
- a CDS encoding HupE/UreJ family protein: MNKNKAIALVGFSSVLLVFALLINASPALAHHPTGGKIPSTFSQGFISGLGHPVIGIDHLVFVVAIGLLAALSKKLGMIIPTAFVVATAMGTAIHLQSVDLPAPELVISASVLVIGIFLARENQTNLALLSVIGALAGIFHGYAYGESIVGAQNTALGAYLLGFCSIQLAISAIAFYLGKWVINQPDKSFLLRFAGFTICGIGFAFLSQTILG; this comes from the coding sequence ATGAACAAGAATAAAGCGATCGCCTTAGTTGGTTTTTCCAGTGTCTTATTGGTCTTTGCCCTATTGATTAATGCGTCTCCCGCTCTAGCCCATCATCCCACTGGGGGCAAAATTCCTAGCACTTTTAGTCAAGGATTTATCTCTGGCTTGGGTCATCCTGTAATTGGTATCGACCATCTCGTATTTGTAGTTGCTATTGGCTTACTGGCTGCCTTAAGCAAAAAGCTCGGCATGATTATTCCCACAGCATTTGTCGTAGCTACGGCTATGGGTACAGCAATTCATTTACAAAGCGTCGATTTACCTGCTCCAGAACTAGTTATTTCTGCTTCGGTACTAGTTATTGGCATCTTCCTGGCTAGAGAGAATCAGACGAATTTGGCTTTATTATCGGTGATTGGTGCGCTCGCCGGGATCTTTCACGGCTATGCCTATGGCGAATCTATCGTCGGGGCTCAGAATACGGCTTTAGGAGCATACCTGTTGGGATTTTGCTCAATTCAATTAGCGATTAGCGCGATCGCTTTCTATCTTGGCAAGTGGGTAATTAATCAGCCTGACAAGTCTTTCTTACTTCGCTTTGCTGGATTTACGATCTGCGGCATCGGTTTTGCCTTCCTTTCCCAGACAATTTTAGGTTAA
- the argJ gene encoding bifunctional ornithine acetyltransferase/N-acetylglutamate synthase: MTDWQVVSGGITAPKGFIAAGISAGLKSTAGAKDLALILSQTEAIAAGVFTTSQVRAACVDYCRQRLQAKSSARAILCNAGQANAATGELGWEDAQESAKLLGQQLNISPDAVLLASTGVIGKRIKMEQLSQAILPLVRAASENGGADAAKAIITTDLVTKEIALETTIEGRPVRIGGIAKGSGMIAPNMATMLGFITCDAAVSTGLWHEMLKRAVDQSFNQITVDGDTSTNDCVLALANGQSRTTAITEQSQNSQKLEAMLTEVCQYLAKAIARDGEGATCLIEVQVSGAPDARAASQVAKTIVGSSLVKSAVFGRDPNWGRIAAAAGRAGVKFYQDELNIKLGEIILMRNGQPQEFDRNAASNYLEQAAAGEYLKTDTVLISVNIGVGPGKSTAWGCDLTYKYVEINAEYTT; encoded by the coding sequence ATGACAGACTGGCAGGTAGTTAGCGGTGGCATAACTGCACCAAAAGGATTTATTGCAGCAGGAATATCCGCAGGGCTGAAATCTACGGCTGGCGCGAAAGACCTGGCGTTAATTCTGTCTCAAACAGAGGCGATCGCAGCAGGGGTGTTTACTACTTCTCAGGTACGTGCTGCTTGCGTTGATTATTGTCGGCAACGTCTTCAGGCTAAATCTAGTGCCAGAGCTATCTTATGTAATGCAGGACAAGCCAACGCAGCTACAGGAGAGCTAGGATGGGAGGATGCCCAAGAGAGTGCCAAACTGTTAGGTCAACAGTTAAATATTTCCCCTGATGCTGTGCTTCTTGCTTCTACGGGAGTAATTGGCAAAAGAATTAAAATGGAGCAGTTGAGTCAGGCAATTCTTCCTCTGGTTAGAGCAGCAAGTGAGAATGGAGGAGCAGACGCAGCTAAGGCGATCATTACCACCGATTTAGTAACTAAAGAAATTGCGTTAGAAACTACTATTGAAGGTCGTCCTGTACGTATTGGGGGGATCGCTAAAGGTTCGGGAATGATTGCGCCAAATATGGCAACAATGCTCGGATTTATTACCTGTGATGCCGCCGTATCAACTGGTTTGTGGCATGAGATGTTGAAGCGAGCTGTCGATCAAAGTTTTAATCAGATTACGGTTGATGGCGACACCAGTACTAATGATTGCGTCCTTGCCTTGGCTAATGGACAGTCTCGCACCACCGCAATTACAGAGCAAAGTCAAAATTCCCAAAAGCTAGAGGCAATGTTGACTGAAGTTTGTCAATATTTAGCCAAAGCGATCGCTCGTGATGGGGAAGGGGCAACTTGTTTAATTGAAGTACAGGTGTCGGGCGCACCCGACGCTCGAGCTGCTTCTCAGGTAGCAAAAACCATCGTTGGCTCATCTTTAGTTAAGTCGGCTGTGTTTGGGCGCGATCCTAACTGGGGCAGAATTGCAGCAGCAGCAGGTAGAGCAGGTGTCAAATTTTATCAGGACGAATTAAATATCAAGTTAGGGGAGATTATCTTGATGCGTAATGGACAACCCCAAGAATTTGACCGCAATGCAGCTAGTAATTACCTCGAGCAAGCGGCAGCAGGTGAGTATCTAAAAACAGACACCGTATTAATCTCGGTCAATATTGGTGTCGGCCCTGGTAAAAGCACCGCCTGGGGTTGCGACTTGACTTATAAATATGTTGAGATTAACGCTGAATATACTACTTAA